AGCCATTTAATAGATCAAATACATTAGCACATAATTCTTCGACAAGCTCATCAATTAACAACGAATCAACACCCCGACATACTTTTAGTTTTTGTAGTAATTCAACTTTTATGGAATGGCAAGTGTCCAAAGATTGCAACGGTCTGGACACGATAGTGGAGCTTCTTGTAGAATTCAATGAAATTATAGGAAGTCTAGATTTTTGGTTCTTTTCATCAATGGAAAAGAACAAATAATAAAACATTAAAGTAAGAATGATTAAAGCAATCTCATAATTTAAAACTAACCAACAAACAGATTACCACGTCCTATCGTTCTCTTAATGACATTAATTTTATTATTGAGAAAAAGCAACGATAAAAGCAATCTCATCAATTAATCACGAATCTCACTCGACATACTATAATTTCAGCTAGAATTCAAAAGGAATGAAACGGCTAAGTGTCCAAAGCTTGTTCTCAACTCGATTGGGGAACCAAATAAAAAGTCTGGACACGATAGTGGAATTTCTTGTAGAATTCAATAAAATTATAGGAAGTCTAGATTTCATGCAAAGTATGTGCTGAACTTGTTTCAGTATCAATCAATGGAAAATAACAAGAATTAAAAAATTCAAAAGAAGAATGATTGAAGAAATCTCATCAATTAAAACTATCTAATAAACAGATTACCACGTCCTATCGTCCTCGTAATGACATTTATATTTTGTTATTGAGAAAGAGCAACGATAAAAGCAATCTCATCAATTAATCACGAATCTCATTCGACATACTATAATTTCAGCTAGAATTCAAAAGGAATGAAACGGCTAAGTGTCCAAAGCTTGTCCTCAACTCGATTGGGGAACCAAATAAAAAGTCTGGACACAATAGTGGAATTTCTTGTAGAATTCAATGAAATTATAGGAAGTCTAGATTTCATGCAAAGCATGTGCTGAACTTGTTTCAGTATCAATCAATGGAAAAGAACAAATAATAAAACATTAAAGTAAGAATGATTAAAGCAATCTCATAATTTAAAACTAACCAACAAACAGATTACCACGTCCTATTGTCCTCTTAATGACATTAATTTTATTATTGAGAAAAAGCAACGATAAAAGCAAGCTCATCAATTAATCACGAATCTCACTCGACATACTATAATTTCAGCTAGAATTCAAAAGGAATGAAACGGCTTAGTGTCCAAAGCTTGTTCTCAACTCGATTGGGGAACCAAATAAAAAGTCTGGACACGATAGTGGAATTTCTTGTAGAATTCAATGAAATTATAGGAAGTCTAGATTTTTGGTTCTTTTCATCAATGGAAAAGAACAAATAATAAAACATTAAAGTAAGAATGATTAAAGCAATCTCATAATTTAAAACTAACCAACAAACAGATTACCACGTCCTAACGTTCTCGTAATGACATTTATATTTTGTTGTTGAGAAAGAGCAACGATAAAAGCAAGCTCATAAATTAACAACGAATCACCACCCCGACATACTTTTAGTTTTTGTAGAAATTCAATTTTTATGGAATGGCAAGTGTCCAAAGAGTGCAACGGTCTGGACACGATAGTGGAGTTTCTTGTAGAATTCAATGAAATTATAGGAAGTCTAGATTTTTCATTCTTTTCATCAATGGAAAAGAACAAATAATAAAACATTAAAGTAAGAATGATTAAAGCAATCTCATAATTTAAAACTAACCAACAAACAGATTACCACGTCCTATCGTTCTCTTAATGACATTAATTTTATTATTGAGAAAAAGCAACGATAAAAGCAATCTCATCAATTAATCACGAATCTCACTCGACATACTATAATTTCAGCTAGAATTCAAAAGGAATGAAACGGCTAAGTGTCCAAAGCTTGTTCTCAACTCGATTGGGGAACCAAATAAAAAGTCTGGACACGATAGTGGAATTTCTTGTAGAATTCAATAAAATTATAGGAAGTCTAGATTTTTGATTCTTTTCATCAATGGAAAAGAACAAATAATAAAACATTAAAGTAAGAATGATTAAAGCAATCTCATAATTTAAAACTAACCAACAAACAGATTACCACGTCCTAACGTTCTCGTAATGACATTTATATTTTGTTGTTGAGAAAGAGCAACGATAAAAGCAAGCTCATAAATTAACAACGAATCACCACCCCGACATACTTTTAGTTTTTGTAGAAATTCAATTTTTATGGAATGGCAAGTGTCCAAAGAGTGCAACGGTCTGGACACGATAATGCAATAAAAAGTAGAATTCAAGAAAACTAAAATAAGTCTAGATTTTTGGTTCTTTTCATCAATGGAAAAGAACAAATAATAAAACATTAAAGTAAGAATGATTAAAGCAATCTCATAATTTAAAACTAACCAACAAACAGATTACCAAGTCCTAACGTCCTCGTAATGACATTTATATTTTGTTATTGAGAAAGAGCAACGATAAAAGCAAGCTCATAAATTAACAACGAATCACCACCCCGACATACTTTTAGTTTTTGCTGGAATTCAATTTTTATGGAATGGAAAGTGTCCAAAGAGTGCAACGGTCTGGACACGTAAGTGGAATTTCTTGTAGAATTCAATGAAATTATAGGAAGTCTAGATTTTTGGTTCTTTTCATCAATGGAAAAGAACAAATAATAAAACATTAAAGTAAGAATGATTAAAGCAATCTCATAATTTAAAACTAACCAACAAACAGATTACCACGTCCTATCATCCTCGTAATGACATTTATATTATTGATTATATTCTAATAATTATAAAGATATTAATATAATAACGGAGCTAAAATAGACCAAACATTTTTAGCCAAAATTGAATGACCTTCTTTTGTTGGATGAATCCCATCAGATTGATTTAAACCCGTAATACCACCCACATTTTCTAGTAAAAAAGGAACTAACACAATCTCATTTTTTTGAGCTAAATCAGGAAATATACTTTTAAATTCGGCAGTATATTCTTGCCCCATATTGGGTGGAATTTGCATTCCTGCTAAAACAATTTTGGTTGTAGGATATTTAGTTTTTACAGCATCAATTATAAATTGTAGATTTTTTTTAGTTGCTACTAAAGGCACACCTCTTAAACCATCATTTGCACCTAACTCTAAAACAAAAACAGCAGGTTTTTCATTTAAAACCCAATCAATTCTATTTTTTCCACCAGAAGAAGTTTCTCCACTAACACCAGAATTTACCACTGTATAATTCAGTTTAAGAGAATCTATATTTCTTTGTATGATTCCTGGGAATGCGTTCTCCACATCATCTAGACCATAACCAGCAGTTAAACTATCGCCAAAAAATATAATTTTTTTAGTGGTATTTTTTTTAGTTTTCTCAATTTCAATCGTATTATTATTTATTTCTAATGGTGTTTCTTTTTTAGGAGTATCCGCTTTACAAGAAAATAACAGCATTGCTAAAGAAAAATAACAGAATTTTAAGAAAATTGTTTTGGTTTGATTGTGGATATTCATCTTCAAATGATTATTTTTCAGCATCAGCATATTTAAGTAAAAAATTAAATAGAAATTAATGTCAAAGATATTAAAGATTAATGATTTAGAGAAAACTTATACAAGTGGTTCTAAACAATTAACAGTAATTAGTAATATTTCTTTTGAAGTAGAAAAGGGGAGTATCTTCTCAATAGTCGGACCTTCAGGAAGTGGTAAAACAACCTTGTTGGGTTTATGTGCAGGGTTAGATTACCCTACATCTGGTACTATTGAACTTTGTGATACACCATTACAAGATTTAAATGAAGATGAACGTGCCGCATTAAGAAACAAAGAAGTTGGTTTTATTTTTCAGAATTTTCAATTATTACCAACATTAACCGCCTTAGAAAATGTAATTGTTCCTTTAGAATTACAAGGAGAAAAAAATGCTGCAAAGTTTGGAAAAGAGTTGTTAGAAAAAGTTGGATTGGCAGATCGTATGCACCATTATCCTTCACAGTTATCTGGAGGAGAACAGCAAAGAGTTGCATTGGCTAGAGCATTTTCTAACAAACCCTCTATTTTATTTGCTGATGAGCCTACAGGAAATTTAGATGAAGAAACTGGTGAAAAAGTAATTCAATTGCTATTTGAACTCAATAAAGAAGCAGGCACAACATTGGTTATTATTACGCACGATTTAGATTTAGCCAACAGAACACAACAAATTTTAAGGTTAAAAGGAGGGAAGATCATTTCTAACGAAAAAACAGCAATTATTTAATGAGCAAATTAACATCTAAAGCAAACTTTAATTGGCTTTTAAAAATGGCTTGGAGAGATGGAAAAGCAAGTCTTTCTAGATTGATGCTTTTTATGGCATCCATCATTTTAGGTATTGCTGCTGTAGTTTCTATTCAATTATTTAGCGATAATTTAAAACAAAATATTCAGAAACAATCTAAATCCTTAATGGGTGCAGATTTTATTATTGATAGCAAAAAATTACTATCAGAAAAAGTGCTTAAAATAATTGATTCTCTAGGTGCTGATGCTTCTGAAGTCAATTTTGTTTCTATGGCTGCTTTCCCTAAAAACAAAGGAACTAAACTAGTAAAAGTAAGAGCCTTAGAAGGTCTTTTTCCTTTTTATGGAGATTTAACAACTGTACCCCAAAATGCAGGAAAAACCTACCAAGAATTAGGAGGTGCTTTAGTGGATGCTACTTTATTATTACAGTATAATTTAAACCCAGGAGATTCTATAAAATTGGGTAAAGTTACTTTTCCAATAATTGGTGCTTTAAAATCAATTCCAGGAAGTACTGCTATTTCTTCATCAATAGCACCCTCGGTTTTAATTCCGTATCGTTTTTTACAACAAACGGAATTATTACAACTAGGCAGTAGAAAAGAATATCAATATTTCTTTAAAGCTCCTGAAATGGATTTGGAGTTGTTAGCCGAAAAAATAGGGCCTGTTTTAGATGCAGAAAATGCAGATTTAGATACCCATACTAGTACAAGTAAACAATTAGGAAGAAGGTATGATAATATTAGTCGGTTTTTAAATTTAGTGGCTTTTATTGCTTTGTTGTTAGGTTGTATTGGTATTGCAAGTTCTGTACATATTTATATCAAAGAAAAATTAAAAAATGTAGCAGTATTAAAATGCTTGGGAGCTTCTAGAAAACAATCTTTTTATATTTATTTAATTCAAATTATAGGAATCGGGTTTGTAGGAGGTATTATTGGTGCTGCCATTGGTACTGCACTACAATTTGCTTTTCCTTATATTTTACAAGATTTTTTACCTTTTGATGTCGCCATAACCATTTCTTTTCAACCCATAATTATGGGAATTATATTGGGTGTTTTAATGTCTATTTTATTTGCATTATTACCTTTATTAAACACTTGGTATGTATCTCCTTTAGAAGTATTAAGAGGGGCAGAAGACAATTTACAAAAACCAAAAAAGGCAAGAATACTAGTATCAATTGCCATTTTACTTTTCATCTTTTTATTCTCTTTTTGGATCTTAAAAAGCGCCCTAAATGGCCTCATTTTTACGATCGGAATTTTCATCACTTTTGCAATAATGGCAGGAGTTTCCACTTTATTTATCAAAGGAATTAAAAGGTTTTTCCCAAGTTCTTGGGGTTTTACAAAACGTCAAAGTTTGTTAAATTTATTTAGACCCAATAACCAAACGATGGTGTTGGTTTTAGCTATTGGTTTAGGTACATTTTTAATAAGTACGTTGTATTTTACCAAAGATATTTTATTAGCAAAAACGTCTTTAGAAAACAAAAAAACAGATGCGAATATCATTTTAATGGATGTACAAAAAGCGCAAGCATCTGCACTTGTAAACACTTTTAAAAGTAAAGGTTTAGAGGTGATTGATAACATACCCATTATAACAATGCGTATGGAAAAAATAAAAGGGAAAACTGTAAATGAAATTAGAAAAGACACCCTTATAAAAATGCGTAAATGGATGCTAAATCGAGAGTTTAGAGTTAGCTATAGAAATCATTTGGTTGCAACTGAAGAATTACTAGAAGGGGAGTTTTTTGGCAAAGCTGAAAAAGGGAAACCTATTTACGTTTCCATTGCAGATAATATGGCCAAAGATGCCAATTTAAAATTAGGAGATGCTGTTACTTTTAATATTCAAGGGGTATTAATGGAAACGATTATTGGTAGTATTCGAAAAGTAGATTGGAGTAGTATGAAGGTTAATTTTATGATCTTATTTCCAGAAGGAGTTTTAGAAAAAGCCCCTCAATTTAATGTCATCACCACTTTTGTACCCAATGAAGAACGTTCTGCTGATTTACAAAGAGATGTAGTACAAAAATTTCCAAATGTTACCATTTTAGATTTGCGTCAAGTATTTACAATTGTAGAAGATATTTTAGATAAAATTTCTTGGATTATTAATTTTATGGCATTTTTTAGCATTCTTACTGGTTTTATAGTGTTGATTGGTTCTGTAAGAAACAGTAAATATCAACGAATAAAAGAAAGTGTTTTACTAAGAACTTTAGGGGCAAAGAGCAAACAAATTTTACAAATTACAGCTTTAGAATATGTGTATTTAGGATTGTTAGGAAGTTTAACAGGAATTTTATTGTCTTTAGTTGGTAGCCAATTGTTGGCTACATTATTGTTTAAAGAGCCATTTATACCGTCCTTAATTCCGTTTTTAGTTTTTTTACCTGTCATTACAATTTTGGTAGTGGTTATAGGACTTAGTAATTTAAAATCTGTGTTGAGAAGTCCGCCTTTAGAGGTTTTAAGGAAAGAGGTATAGCACAAAATTATTTCATATTAATAGCAATCTGTTTTTATTTGGTTTTTAAAATGATGTAAATCTTTGTTTAGATGTTTTCTAGAAATATTTTCTAGTACTGATACAACTTCATTCATCATAGCCACAGAACCACAAATCATAATAACCCCTTTGTTTTTTAAAACGGAAGTAACTAATGCTTCTTGTTTTGCAATACTATCTTGAACGTATTCTTGGTTTTCTTCTTGAGAAAAAGCAAAATGAACTTTACCCGAATTTAAATATGGTTTGTAAATATCACTAGAAGCTTTTGTTCTTAATCCACAAAAAACATGTGTTTCTATCGTTGTATTTAACATTCCTAAATACGGAGCAATCCCTGTACCGTTTGCAATTAAAATTACTTCTTTCGCCTTTTTAGGAAAATGAAAGCTTTTGTTTTTTTCAATACTGGCTTTTAGTATCTCATTTTTATTGAAGCCTAAAAGAAGTTTTGAACAAACACCGAACTCATGTTTTTTAATACTCAATAAAATATCATCTTCTATTTTTCCGATAGAATATAAACGTTTTACATTGTCTTTTTCTGGTGTTATCGCTAATAAATCACCAGAAGTAAATTGTAGTTTTTTATCAGGTTGTAAACGAATTAAAAAAGTAGCATCTTTATTTAAATTGGTTCTACTAATTACCTTAAAATTGTTCTGATGTATTGGTTTAATCAGTTGCTCTATCACTTCTAAAGAAAGCTTCGTTTTCTTATTCCACTCTAAAACCCAAGTTTTAAAATCAGTAAAATTCTGATTATTGATTTTAGTTAAGGGTAAAATAGGAGTGAAGTGGTTGTTCTTTTTCAGCTGATTCTCAATAGCAATCGCAAATTTGCAATATTCTTTATAGGCCAATGAACCAAAACCAACCACTGCATATTGTAAAGGATGTATAGGTTGAATTGTATGTACTAATTTTAGAAACTTAGTTGCATTTGTAGTTGCTTCTCCTTCTCCGTAAGTTGCTGCAAAAATGATTAAATGTTTTGCTTTTGAATACGTAGTATAGTTATTTAAGTGGTCTATAAAAACAGTTTTGTTTTGTTGTAACAATGCCTTAAAAAATGAGTTTGCTGTATGAAAGGTGTTTCCTGTTTCTGACCCCACTAAAATTATAAATTCGGCAGTGTCTTTATTGAATTTATTTTTAAACTGAACCCGTTTTTGTCTTCTATTTATAGCGATTGCAAAACCAGAATAACTAAAGAAAAGTAGGGCAAAGCAAGACAATAATAAAACTAAAGACCAAAGGATTGAACCTCTTCCTGTATGTAAAAACAAACTCCAATAGGAAACCGTTTTTACCCAAGAGTATTTTTGGTTGCTCATAATTGCTCCAGAATATTGATGTACTAAAAGTTCTTTGTTTTTTAGTTTTAAAAAGAAATACTCCTCTTCATCATCAGAAAAAGGAAATTCTAAACTTTTAAGTTCGCTTAGTTTTGTTGTTTTAAAAAACTCAAATTCAGTAATAGGGATTTTAGTATCATTTTTTATAGAGGAGCTATAAGTATGTTTGATTTTAGTTTTAGGAAGTAAAGAGAATTTTTCTAAGGATAAATAAACGCCTGTTAACGTAACAATTACAATAGGTAGTAAAAAGTATCTGCTTAAAACAACATGAAAAAACTGATTGAAATCTTCATAAATAACTTTGGAAAATATTTTTTTAAATCCGCCTTGGCGTTTGGTTAAAAGTAAAATACCTGTAATTGTAATTAAGAATACTAAAAAAGAGAAAAAAGCAACTAAAATTCGCCCTGTAGACTTTAAAAATAAAGAGCGGTGTAAGTTGGTTGCAAATTTATAGATAGCTGCTTTAGAAACCACAGTATGTATCTTTTTTCCGGAGGTAGGATTGATATAAAAAGTCTCACTTTTTCCGTCTTTTGTAATTACTGAAGCGGTTACAAAATGATGTTCATTCACTGCTAAGGTAATTACCTCATCATATTCTTTTTGTAAAGAAGTTAAGGTAGTAGCTATGGTAACTTCATTGGTGTTTATAGCATGCGGTTGTAGCTGATTCGAAATTGGTTCGAAAGCTAAAATTATTCCTGTAACGGAAGCTATCAATATAAAAAAGAAAGAAGATATAGCCAAGGTTAGGTGGCTATATCTCCATATAGAAATGGTCATTTTTTACTTTTTTATTGAGGTAAAATTCTAATATAACGAATAAACCCTTTTCCATCAACTTTACTATCTACAGTCTCTGTTGTAAGTCCAAATTCAACATCATCACTGTAGTGTTTTTGTTGTTCTACCGCACTTTCAAAACGGATTTTGTATCCTTTGTTTAATTTGTCATTCGGAATTTCAATAATACTAATGGTTCTATTACCTCCACTTATGGTTGCTCCAGTAATAGCATCTATACTTTCATCAACTTTACTTTGAAAATTCCACCATTCTTTAATGTCGTGATACCATTTTTCATCATCACCCTGTACGTATAATGTTTTTTCATATTCCCCTTTAGGGTTTACTAATGAAATAATAATATAAGCACCTTCTCCTTCATAATTTTTCATTTGAATCATGCACTTATATTTTTGTGATGCTTCACTCTTTTTTAAACTAGAAAACGCCATTAAGGATAAGCAGGTTGCTAGACATAGATATTTAAAAGATTTCATAAATTTTAGTTTATTATTATTTTAAAAAGGAAATGTTTTCATTTTTTAATAATTCATTTTCCTTAGCCAAATCATAAGCACTTTCTTCAAATTCTGTTAAAATACTTTTATCAGCTCCTTTTTTTATCAGCATTTTTAAGGTTCTTACATTCTTTAATTTCATGGCCGCTAAATGCAAAGGCGTAATACCATCACTATTTTTTTGATTTACATCTGCGCCTAAGGTTAAAGCTTTGGCTATTAGTTTTTGTTCTCTTTTAGAAATGGCAATATGTAAAGGCGATTCTTTTTTAGAAGCATTTTTAAAAGACACACCCGCCGCTGTTAATTCATTTGAAAAAGCTTCAAAATCTTTACTGTTTCGTCTGCTATAGCTATTAAATAGATGGTAAAATAAATTATTACCATCGCTATCAACAACATGTACATTACTTCCTTTTTCTTTTAATAGCTGAAAAGCTTTTGTGTTTATACCTTGTGTAGCAAAAGTTAAGGCAGCAAACCCTTTTTTATTTTGGTGGTTGATATCCGCAACAAGTGGGAGTAATTTTTTCATCACTAAAACATTATTTCTTTTAACTGCATTTAAAAAAGCGGTATTTCCTTCGTTATCTTTTTGGTGTATGTCAACTCCTTTATTGATAAAGAAATCTATAACGGTAAGATCTTTGGTGTTTTTAGCAATGTTATGTAAAGCCGTTTGTCCTGCTAAATTACTAAAAGTCATGTCTAACTTTAAATGATCAAAATATTGATACACTTCTATAGGGTTGCTACCTTGTCTGCTTCCATGACTTGCGGTAAGTACTAAGTTTTCCCCTTGTTTATTCACTTTTTTATAGTCGAAACCTTGAGAAATATAGTTTTTAATTATATTGATATTTCCTTTTTTAGCAGCATAAAATAAAATGTCATTTCCATCTGTATCCGTAGCATGGATATCTACCCCTTTTTGCTGAAAGTATTCAATAGTTTTTAAGTCTTTTACATTGGGAGCTAATAACAAAATAGCATTGGCATTATTTCTAGTAGTACTTTTTAAATCGACACCATTGGCAAGCATTAAATCGTAGATCTTTGTATTTTCATGGCCTGCATTTAGTGTAAAAGTAAACCAATTGAATCCATGGCTACCTGTATGGTTTACATCTGCCCCTTTTTTTAATAAGAGTTCCATAACAGGAATTTCACCTGCATAACCTGCCCATATTAAGTAGGTTCTTCCATCATGTGTTGGTTTGTTAATGGGGTTTCCGGGTAGAGAGAGTAGGTATGCTATCGTTTCTATAGGAGCTTTTGCCATGATAGCATTACTTACGGCATCAAAGGCTGCTTTATTTGATTTTGTAGCATCATTACCTTCTTTAATTTTTTGTTTTACAACTTTAACGGTTGGTTTTGTTTTCCAAAAAGCGCGATCGTGAAAAACGTTTTCACTTTTGGGGCCTCTTCGCTGTGCAAAAAATATGCAAGGGAATACGAGTAGTAGCAATACTATTTTTTTCATTTTTATTGTATTAAGAAAGTCCCTTTCTGTTTTGATACAGAAAAGAGACTTCAAATTATTTTTATATTATTAAGAATTACCAGCTTCCAATAAAATGACTCCCTATTGCATTTATTAATTGAGCCCCTTTAGTAACTGCTCCCGTTTCTACATTTACCACATAAATGTTTCCGTCTTTACCTACAGGAGCATAGGTAATATATACTTCATCACCATTAACAACATAGTGTTGATATTGCGTTAAGTTTGCATCTAGTTCGTATGGTAAATTTATTAAAGTAGCTGTTCTGGCGTCTAAATCTGCCAATGCAAAAAAGGCTTCTGGCTTACCAGATTCTGTTCCATTTGCAGACCCATCATGACTATACCCAATAATTGCTTTACCATTACCAGCATATTTCCAAGCACGAATGTAGGTTCCATTAATCCCTAAGGCATCATCTAATTTAAACTCATAAGAATCATCATATTTATTATCGGTTCCAATTCTTAAAAGATGAGAACCATTAGGGTCGTTTTGGTTTGCTTGATACACATATCCGTCTTCAGCTAAAAAAGCATTAATACTACGGTATCCGTTAGTATCACCTAAACCTACGCTAGAAGTAATTATTTCTGGGTTGAATAATGTAGGGTAGTCTAAAACAATAGTTACTGCTTCTATAGCCGCCGCCTCTCTATCTCTTTCTAGCGTTGATGTATCTGTTTTTCTAATGTTAGCGCCAATGTATATTTTATTTCCAGCAGCATTTAAAGTAGGCATGTCTATTCTACCAATATAATAACCTTGTGCTTTTAACGCATCACTCAATGAAATTTCATGTTCTTGAAAATTATTGATTCTAGAGTTTTCTAAATCTAAGGTTACAATCCCCATAGTAGCTTGTGTATATTGGTAAACATCGTCTGTAACATCATCTGCAGTTCCATTATCATCTACAATATTTTCTGTAGATACATATACCGCAGCACCTGTTTGGTCTCCATCAAATAATTTAATCCATCTTGGTGCTGTTCCTACATAAGGAGCAATACTAATTTCTGAACCTGTTGGTGTAAATGTTTGTCCGCCTTCTACAGTATATTTCGTATAGTTACCACCTGTATCACCTGCATAACTAATATTAAAAATGGTAGTACCATCTTCAGAAGATTGTAATCTTGCCGTTCTATTAGAGGGCGCTATAAAGCCATTATTAAATACATCTACAGCATATTCTGGGTCTTTTGCATCTTCAGAGTCTATAGCATAAATAAGAGTACCTCCATTACCATCTCCAGGAATATCTCCCATTGCAGCACCTGCAATTGTAATCCATCTATTTTCTTTTTCAACTACGGGGTCTACGATAGGTTCTTCGTTGATATCCTCTTTATTACAACTGGTTATTAAGAGTGCAGAAAAAAGCACTAAGCTTGCATGTTTAAGTGTTAAAATTTGGTTTTTCATTGTGATCGTTTTTTATGATTTAATTATTTATTTATTGTGTAATTTAATTTTAAGTAAAAAGCCCTACCTGGTTTTTGTACGGATTGATTATCGTATGCTGCTTTGTTAAAAATGTTTTTAATATCGAAACTTGCTACTAGTTTTTTATTTGGAAAAGAATAACTGAACCCAGCATCTTGAATGAATTGTTGGGGTATTAAAAACTCTTCTAGCCCAACTGTATTGGTTCCTTTTGCTACGATGTAAGAAAATTCATCTGTAAAATATGCGTTGTAGAATAGGTTTAAACGTGCGTTTTTTTGAATGCTATTTTTAATAGAATAGCGTACGGATGCATTCATTGTAAACAAAGGGGTGTTAGGCACATCAATAATGTAACCTGCTTCATTTTTTGTATCTAAGCTTAAGCGAGAAAAATTAAAATTAAAGCCAAAATTGTTATTATAGTTATAGCTTAATTGGGCTTCTAAACCTTTGGATGTTGTTTTTTCATTATTATTCGCATATTGCACGAGTTCATCATTTTCATATCCTTCTGCATCAAAACCAATTAAATTTTTAATGTTTCTAGAAAACAAGTTTGCAGATACAGAAAAGCCATGTTTTTGAATGTCAAATTTTCCGAAGCGAAAACCTAAATTGTAATTATTACTTATTTCTGGTTTGATTGTTAAGTTTTGAAGGGTGTTATCTCCTAAATCGCCAAATACTTCCGTTTCACTAGGTAATCTAATTGCTTTTTCTGCAGAAGCTAATACCGCTATGTTAGGTAAAATGGCATAAGAAGTAGCGAATCCATACCCGTTGTATTTTTTATTACTCTCGTACACTTCATTAATGATAGCTGTTTCATCATCGTTAAATACGGGGGCTGTATTTAATACTTCTTGGTGATACTGTTTCCCAAATAAATTAGCTTTCAATTTTTTATTAAAGGCATTAAACTCATAACTTAAAGAATAAATGCTCTTATATAAATCACTTGTTTTTTGAAAAGTATTTTGTAAAAGCGGAATTTCTTCATCTCTATCTTCTCTATCAAGACCGCTATACACATGATTAAACAACACTTTATGCTGTGTATTTACTTGATATGAAATACCAGATCTTATAGAAACTACTTTTCTATCAATGGTAAGTAGCGTAGGGCCGTTTTCACTTTGTGCGCCCCATGTGTATTCAAATTCATCACCTCTAAAGTCTATGGCTCTTTTACCTGTCCAACTATAAGCAATGGCAGTAGTATCATTTAATACACGATGTCTTTTTCCATACAATCCATTTATATTCACCTCTAAACCTTTGGTAAATAAATCCTTTTTAAGGTACATTAAGTTTAATAAGCGCACATTAGATTCTAAAAATCTACCTT
The window above is part of the Polaribacter sp. SA4-12 genome. Proteins encoded here:
- a CDS encoding ankyrin repeat domain-containing protein; amino-acid sequence: MKKIVLLLLVFPCIFFAQRRGPKSENVFHDRAFWKTKPTVKVVKQKIKEGNDATKSNKAAFDAVSNAIMAKAPIETIAYLLSLPGNPINKPTHDGRTYLIWAGYAGEIPVMELLLKKGADVNHTGSHGFNWFTFTLNAGHENTKIYDLMLANGVDLKSTTRNNANAILLLAPNVKDLKTIEYFQQKGVDIHATDTDGNDILFYAAKKGNINIIKNYISQGFDYKKVNKQGENLVLTASHGSRQGSNPIEVYQYFDHLKLDMTFSNLAGQTALHNIAKNTKDLTVIDFFINKGVDIHQKDNEGNTAFLNAVKRNNVLVMKKLLPLVADINHQNKKGFAALTFATQGINTKAFQLLKEKGSNVHVVDSDGNNLFYHLFNSYSRRNSKDFEAFSNELTAAGVSFKNASKKESPLHIAISKREQKLIAKALTLGADVNQKNSDGITPLHLAAMKLKNVRTLKMLIKKGADKSILTEFEESAYDLAKENELLKNENISFLK
- a CDS encoding DUF2271 domain-containing protein, which codes for MKSFKYLCLATCLSLMAFSSLKKSEASQKYKCMIQMKNYEGEGAYIIISLVNPKGEYEKTLYVQGDDEKWYHDIKEWWNFQSKVDESIDAITGATISGGNRTISIIEIPNDKLNKGYKIRFESAVEQQKHYSDDVEFGLTTETVDSKVDGKGFIRYIRILPQ
- a CDS encoding TonB-dependent receptor, with translation MKNIVSIVLLFLTTASLYSQNSEQIITGKVKDDNGTPLMGATIAIDDNAMVTITNDKGTYQFHEISTGKHTITVSYLGFKTKTKEVIILKNQQQQLNFTLEETSESLDEIKIISASKKTIQETKGFAVNVIETKEASLRNVQTNELLNSTVGVKIRQNGGLGSQVEYSLNGLSGRSISIFIDGIPISMYGSSFNLNSIPPSLIKNIEVYKGVVPGHLADDALGGAINIILKKGTKTNLNAAISYGSFNTLQATINGLYRFDKSGFTIKASSFYNYSDNDYKISGPTIVDIGLGGVETPITAKRFHDAYRSSGGILQVGYTNVTWADQFLIGLTSSDDYKELQHGAFVNKIPYKGRFLESNVRLLNLMYLKKDLFTKGLEVNINGLYGKRHRVLNDTTAIAYSWTGKRAIDFRGDEFEYTWGAQSENGPTLLTIDRKVVSIRSGISYQVNTQHKVLFNHVYSGLDREDRDEEIPLLQNTFQKTSDLYKSIYSLSYEFNAFNKKLKANLFGKQYHQEVLNTAPVFNDDETAIINEVYESNKKYNGYGFATSYAILPNIAVLASAEKAIRLPSETEVFGDLGDNTLQNLTIKPEISNNYNLGFRFGKFDIQKHGFSVSANLFSRNIKNLIGFDAEGYENDELVQYANNNEKTTSKGLEAQLSYNYNNNFGFNFNFSRLSLDTKNEAGYIIDVPNTPLFTMNASVRYSIKNSIQKNARLNLFYNAYFTDEFSYIVAKGTNTVGLEEFLIPQQFIQDAGFSYSFPNKKLVASFDIKNIFNKAAYDNQSVQKPGRAFYLKLNYTINK